The following nucleotide sequence is from Salvia splendens isolate huo1 chromosome 2, SspV2, whole genome shotgun sequence.
TTCAACTGATAAAATATTGCTATGTCGCACACTCATCCTCTATGTAtccaagtttttttttaattttttttataacggAGAATATCATAATGTTGTTTAGTAAACTTTGTTGTTTCAACATATATAAAGGGCACATTCtcaggaaaaaagaaaaaaaaaatagtactacgaAGTTTGATCAAATTCAGCGAATTCGAATTTCGGCAGCGCGTCTATATATAATGTAATACTGTTGGtgtttttcatcatttttttaataaatagatAGACATCATTTAACTTATTAGCGGTGATGTCAACATTTAATTTCACGGATGTCATATAAGACAAAATATATcagattttttttacaaaaattaaaaaatagaaaaatcccAAGCAAAGTGCGTGTCGTGCATTCACACTCTGACTAGGCGCAAGGTGCAACTTACGACCCTTGAGCCTAAGGCGAGGCTCTAGCCTCTGGGTCTCTATTCCATAATGGCGGTAAGCCCTGGGCAAATAAGGGTGACTTGCGAGTCGAGCCAATGTTGCTAATGCCCTTAGCGATCGCGGGCCCGATCGACATATCTACACGTGTCGCTATCCCATGCAACATGTCTTGGATCTCAAAATTATCTACACGAATAATATGAGAATGTAAACCTTTAGTAGCACTATTTTAAATATTGTGGGGGCCAAGCATAATTGTAAAATAAATAGTATAATAAAGGTGGTAAAGAAAAGTTGGAATACTTCGTCTCATAATGCTTTCTAAGTTACTTATAAATTGATCACACCCCACCTTCCCTATCTCACTTCTCCCACATTTTTCATTCATCAAAATCTAGAACCTCatattcctcctcttcttcttcttctgcatATTTTACCTCCACGCAATGACGAACCAAAAAATGGTCATTCCCGACGCGAAATCGGGCATCCCGATGGCCTTCCCCATTGCAATGCCCGATTCGGCCCTTTTCCCGCTCAATGGAAACCTCTTCCCAGTGAAAAAACTGCTCAAGAAGCTCGCACCCAATGCGAACGGAGCAAGGATCAATGCCTTGCTCGACTCGATGAGGGCCTCCTCCCCCACACGGAGGCCCTCGGATGCCGAGGACCACGGCTCTTGGAATGTATGTCCCGCTAAAATTCCCTGTCCtgcttatttttatatatatatatatattttactaTATGTAAATGCCTGTTAGGACAGCAGCAGTAACTTCATACTGACAACAACCACTGCTGTCCTTACAATTTTGTAATATGTGTGGCTGACGCACGTGGGTTTCTGCTTGTGCAGCTCCACCACCCATCAGCTCTTACCATGTTCGATGAGATCACGGCCGCCGCCAACGGCAAACAGATTGTCGTGTTCTTGGACTACGATGGCACTCTCTCCCCCATCGTCGAGGACCCTGACCGCGCCTTCATCACCACTGAGGTTCGTCGCCAATTCGCCTTTGCCTTACCCAAACTCTAAAACgaaatataactaaatattcaattttttctgTGATCAGATGAGAGAAGCTGTCAGAGACGTCGCAAAATTGTTCCCATCGGCCATTATTAGTGGGAGATGCAGAGCTAAGGTACatttaaatttcatttattaccCAATAActcaattaaatatataaagtaATAGTATGTTGAAAActttatttcaatatattttgcatttttcaGGTGTACGATTTCGTAAAATTGTCGGAGCTTTACTACGCCGGTAGCCATGGAATGGACATTAAAGGGCCATCAAAAAGGCATATATCACAAAGAAAAGTGAGTAAAAAACGAATTTACTTTGATTACTATTGtcacaaaatttatttttcattgactaattttcttatgtttaatgtatgtatTATTCAGGGAAATCAAACTGTCCTCTGCCAGCCTGCAAGGGCATTTCTGCCTATAATTGATGAGGTAGGCTTATGtttaacaaaatacattaaaattttcagtaagtagtaatttaaatttttctaaaaatttatttttttaggtatACAGAGCTTTGATAGAGCAAGTGAAGCACATTCCCGGAGCTAAAGTGGAAAACAATAGATTCTGTCTCTCCGTTCACTACCGCTGCGTGGAGGAAAAGGTGCGAAAACCCGACCTTCATTTTGgccaaaaaattgaaatatttattttgaaagtTGCGGGATGGACTTTACTTAAAAAGTGGTTTTGTTTTATAGAAATGGGTCGAGTTGGCCGATCAAGTTAAGTTGGTGATCAAGGACTACTCGCAACTCAGGTTGAATCACGGTAGAAAAGTATTCGAGATTCGGCCAACTATCAAGTGGGACAAGGGGAATGCGGTTGAGTTCTTGTTGGAATCGTTGGGCTACAGTGAGTCGAGTGATGTGTTGCCTATCTACATAGGCGACGATAGAACTGATGAAGATGCATTTAGAGTAAGTTATAATTTCGCACGTGTGatagagtttttatttttatttcattgatCGAATATTTGATATTAATGTCGGGATTTATTTAGGTTTTGCGAGAAAGGGGTCAAGGACTAGGAATCCTAGTTTCGAAGGCTCCAAAGGAAACAAATGCCTCCTACACTTTGCAAGAACCAACCGAGGCAAGTAGCACACAAAACAAACTGTAACAAactaattattaaattaatataactacttgaactatattttatttttaagtgtTATTAACATGTGATATTTTTGACAGGTAATGCACTTCCTACGAAGCTTGGTGGAGTGGAAGAAGTTGTCCTTGCTAAGACACTAGTGAGAGTTCCTcttagagagagagatttgtAGAGAGATATAACCTTGTCCTAATTGATTCAATTATGAGGGATATGGGTGAATTTCTGTAAttgctcttcttcttcttttttatatttttatttttatttttatttttgtaatattttCAATTGTAATTTGATCCCAAAGGGGTTGATGTTTATTGGATGAGATTCAGTATCGTGATGTCCGTATCGAATCTATCATGTCCAATCCTTAAGTTGATTAttgtaaaattctaaaaaattgtATTTCGAcaagtaaaattttaaaaattgtgtaCTCTACTTTTGATTTGATCAataatcatttttattaaataaaagtggAAATATATCCTAATTTAGTAAATTAAACTCTTGATagtaaataatactagtaaaaaataataaagatgaaaataaaaagaaattataaaaaattaaaattaaagaataTATACTCTACTCttgaattaatataataatatttatcaaaaaaaagtggcaatatatttaaatataattataagtcctaatttaataaaaaaaacaactaaagcATACTAAagtcaattttaaaattttcaaaataatatattGAGCTAGGTATTAAAGTGGACCATTAAATATCATCCCGattcaaattattaatataaaattttaaaattaaacaaaaaaatagtcACGTTAAATCCTAGTTATTGGttacaaaattgaaaataaagatGAAAAAAATGACAGAActtttataaagaaaaattagaAGTGGGACATCAGGATTGCTATTGAATCTCATAAGGCAAATTCTGACAAAACTGAAAAACTGTctttataatatttcaagtaattTGAGGCAACTGATTATGTTGTACTCTTTAATTATTGCTGTTTTGTTATTGTATGTTTCTTTAAAAACAGTTCcgcttttcctttttttattagcTTTAATCGAAGTAA
It contains:
- the LOC121766707 gene encoding probable trehalose-phosphate phosphatase D isoform X2, producing MTNQKMVIPDAKSGIPMAFPIAMPDSALFPLNGNLFPVKKLLKKLAPNANGARINALLDSMRASSPTRRPSDAEDHGSWNLHHPSALTMFDEITAAANGKQIVVFLDYDGTLSPIVEDPDRAFITTEMREAVRDVAKLFPSAIISGRCRAKVYDFVKLSELYYAGSHGMDIKGPSKRHISQRKGNQTVLCQPARAFLPIIDEVYRALIEQVKHIPGAKVENNRFCLSVHYRCVEEKKWVELADQVKLVIKDYSQLRLNHGRKVFEIRPTIKWDKGNAVEFLLESLGYSESSDVLPIYIGDDRTDEDAFRVLRERGQGLGILVSKAPKETNASYTLQEPTEVMHFLRSLVEWKKLSLLRH
- the LOC121766707 gene encoding probable trehalose-phosphate phosphatase H isoform X1; translated protein: MTNQKMVIPDAKSGIPMAFPIAMPDSALFPLNGNLFPVKKLLKKLAPNANGARINALLDSMRASSPTRRPSDAEDHGSWNLHHPSALTMFDEITAAANGKQIVVFLDYDGTLSPIVEDPDRAFITTEMREAVRDVAKLFPSAIISGRCRAKVYDFVKLSELYYAGSHGMDIKGPSKRHISQRKVSKKRIYFDYYCHKIYFSLTNFLMFNVCIIQGNQTVLCQPARAFLPIIDEVYRALIEQVKHIPGAKVENNRFCLSVHYRCVEEKKWVELADQVKLVIKDYSQLRLNHGRKVFEIRPTIKWDKGNAVEFLLESLGYSESSDVLPIYIGDDRTDEDAFRVLRERGQGLGILVSKAPKETNASYTLQEPTEVMHFLRSLVEWKKLSLLRH